A genome region from Planctomycetota bacterium includes the following:
- a CDS encoding enoyl-CoA hydratase-related protein, with product MGTSFFGRPLGRVGVVGSGRIGPDIALFFARTLLGRDVPVCLHDVAPEALERGRASIARKLQKGVETGAFAPPEAEAIARRVTYATDLGALAGCDLVVEAIPDRLDLKRALFARLEEIVPPGAILASNTSHRTPEELFAGLRRPERALVHHFFYPAERNPIVEIAATEKAAEAAEWSRRFYEALGKVPLRVRGRAGFAVNPIFEGLFLAGLLLSEREGIAPPVVDAIACRVLGLGAGPFAVMNLTGGTPLTLEGLRLYGEKIAPWFHAPRALEEQAATGRPWPQADKGETFSYSARVFEIVERELSGALFALTLEVLESGVADLADLEPGVELGLAMKAPFAFMNELGPEKTRERVEAFLKHAPGFPRPSRYGPWDIPYVLREDRGDVAVLTLRRPRVLNALNRDVFRQLRAHVEAIGRDPRVRGAVLTGFGPKAFAAGADVSMLANVKTPEEAKTLSWESNEALLRLERLGKPVVCALNGLSLGGGSELAYACAARIARRGVTPLFGQPEVKLGIIPGAGGTQRLPRLIDFAAAWKLLRTGGSISGAEALRLGLIREEVEPEALLDRAIALARSLPPASPLPPVPPPAALPEVPLEGLSRKVDEILRRAILEGAPLPLEEGLRRESELFGEVFRTRDCRIGLENFLRTGLKQPAAFVHA from the coding sequence ATGGGCACCTCCTTCTTCGGACGCCCGCTCGGCCGCGTAGGCGTCGTCGGCTCCGGCCGCATCGGTCCCGACATCGCGCTCTTCTTCGCGCGGACCCTCCTGGGCCGCGACGTCCCGGTCTGCCTGCACGACGTCGCGCCGGAGGCGCTCGAACGCGGCCGCGCGTCGATCGCCCGCAAGCTGCAAAAAGGGGTCGAAACGGGCGCCTTCGCCCCGCCTGAAGCGGAAGCGATCGCGCGCCGCGTGACGTACGCCACGGACCTTGGCGCCCTGGCGGGGTGCGATCTGGTCGTCGAGGCCATCCCGGACCGGCTCGACCTCAAGCGCGCCCTCTTCGCGCGACTCGAAGAAATCGTTCCCCCCGGCGCGATCCTCGCCTCGAACACTTCCCACCGGACCCCGGAAGAGCTCTTCGCGGGACTCCGGCGTCCGGAGCGCGCTCTCGTCCATCACTTCTTCTACCCGGCCGAGCGCAACCCGATCGTCGAAATCGCCGCCACGGAAAAGGCCGCCGAGGCGGCCGAGTGGTCCCGCCGGTTCTATGAAGCCCTGGGCAAGGTCCCCTTGCGCGTCCGCGGGCGCGCGGGCTTCGCCGTCAACCCCATCTTCGAGGGGCTCTTTCTCGCAGGCCTGCTCCTTTCGGAGCGGGAAGGCATCGCCCCGCCCGTCGTGGACGCGATCGCCTGCCGCGTGCTGGGCCTGGGCGCCGGTCCGTTCGCCGTCATGAACCTCACCGGCGGAACCCCCCTCACGCTCGAAGGGCTGCGCCTGTACGGGGAAAAGATCGCCCCGTGGTTTCACGCCCCTCGGGCCCTCGAAGAACAGGCCGCCACCGGCCGCCCGTGGCCCCAGGCCGACAAGGGAGAGACCTTCAGCTACAGCGCCCGGGTCTTCGAAATCGTCGAACGCGAGCTCTCGGGGGCGCTTTTCGCGCTAACCCTCGAGGTGCTCGAAAGCGGCGTCGCGGACCTGGCGGACCTGGAGCCGGGCGTGGAGCTCGGCCTGGCCATGAAGGCCCCCTTCGCCTTCATGAACGAGCTGGGACCGGAGAAGACGCGCGAACGGGTCGAGGCGTTTCTCAAGCACGCTCCCGGTTTTCCCCGCCCTTCGCGGTACGGACCCTGGGACATTCCGTACGTCCTGCGCGAGGATCGGGGCGACGTGGCGGTGCTCACGCTGCGGCGCCCGCGGGTCCTCAACGCCCTCAACCGCGACGTCTTCCGCCAGCTTCGCGCCCACGTCGAGGCGATCGGCCGGGACCCTCGCGTCCGCGGCGCCGTCCTCACCGGCTTCGGCCCCAAGGCCTTCGCCGCGGGGGCGGACGTCTCCATGCTGGCGAACGTGAAGACCCCCGAGGAAGCGAAGACGCTCTCCTGGGAATCGAACGAAGCGCTGCTGCGCCTGGAACGCCTGGGGAAACCCGTCGTCTGCGCCCTGAACGGACTTTCGCTCGGCGGAGGAAGCGAGCTGGCCTACGCGTGCGCCGCCCGGATCGCCCGGCGCGGAGTGACGCCCCTTTTCGGCCAGCCGGAAGTCAAGCTGGGCATCATCCCCGGCGCCGGAGGCACCCAGCGCCTCCCGCGCCTGATCGACTTCGCCGCCGCCTGGAAGCTTCTTCGCACGGGCGGGTCGATCTCTGGCGCGGAGGCGCTCCGCCTGGGCCTGATCCGCGAGGAGGTCGAGCCGGAGGCGCTCCTCGACCGCGCGATCGCGCTGGCCCGCTCGCTTCCCCCGGCTTCTCCCCTCCCGCCCGTCCCTCCCCCCGCGGCGCTGCCGGAGGTCCCCCTCGAAGGACTCTCCCGGAAAGTGGACGAAATTCTCCGGCGGGCCATTCTCGAGGGGGCGCCTCTCCCTCTGGAGGAAGGATTGCGGCGGGAATCGGAGCTCTTCGGAGAGGTTTTCCGCACCCGGGACTGCCGGATCGGACTGGAAAACTTCCTCCGCACCGGCCTCAAGCAGCCGGCGGCGTTCGTCCACGCCTAG
- the rho gene encoding transcription termination factor Rho, whose protein sequence is MPPRKARESEETPEVKAAVNGGSAPEPEPAAAPPPPAAVAPEAPPPRTVPDTHEKYERVKREEIYLSKLQECTMADLLKFARQEGIKEVMGLKKQEIIYKIIQEKAKQNGLLFGEGVLEVLPEGFGFLRSPKYNYLPCPDDIYISPSQIRRFGMRTGNVISGQIRPPKDGEKYFALLKVELINHENPEAAQARIAFENLTPLHPIERIRLETDPGELSMRVLDMIAPIGKGQRALIVAPPRTGKTVLLQKIANSIIRNHPEIYLIVLLIDERPEEVTDFKRNLKGEAEVIASCFDEPPSRHIQVTEMVLEKAKRLVEHKKDVVILVDSITRMTRAYNTEAPHSGRILSGGIDSTAFQGPKRFFGAARKIEEGGSLTIIGSCLVDTGSRMDEVIFEEFKGTGNSELHLVRELADRRIFPSFDLTRSGTRREELLLHKDEMARIWMLRKVLADMKLIEAMETLIDRLKKTKSNAEFLMSLGRSDWS, encoded by the coding sequence ATGCCCCCGCGCAAAGCGAGAGAGTCGGAAGAAACCCCCGAAGTGAAGGCGGCCGTCAACGGCGGGTCGGCTCCCGAACCGGAGCCCGCCGCCGCGCCGCCTCCCCCGGCCGCGGTCGCCCCCGAGGCGCCCCCTCCCCGGACGGTCCCGGACACCCACGAAAAGTACGAGCGCGTCAAGCGGGAGGAAATCTATCTCTCCAAGCTCCAGGAATGCACCATGGCCGACCTCCTCAAGTTCGCCCGCCAGGAGGGCATCAAGGAGGTCATGGGCCTGAAGAAGCAGGAAATCATCTACAAGATCATCCAGGAGAAGGCCAAGCAGAACGGCCTGCTCTTCGGCGAGGGCGTGCTGGAGGTCCTGCCGGAAGGGTTCGGCTTCCTCCGGTCTCCCAAGTACAACTACCTGCCCTGCCCGGACGACATCTACATCTCGCCCTCCCAGATCCGCCGCTTCGGCATGCGGACCGGAAACGTCATCAGCGGCCAGATCCGGCCGCCCAAGGACGGCGAGAAGTACTTCGCGCTCCTCAAGGTCGAACTCATCAACCACGAAAACCCCGAGGCCGCCCAGGCCCGGATCGCGTTCGAAAACCTCACGCCGCTTCACCCCATCGAACGCATCCGGCTGGAGACCGACCCGGGAGAGCTCTCCATGCGCGTGCTCGACATGATCGCGCCGATCGGCAAGGGCCAGCGCGCCCTCATCGTGGCCCCGCCGCGCACGGGGAAAACCGTCCTGCTCCAGAAGATCGCCAACTCGATCATCCGAAACCATCCGGAGATCTACCTCATCGTGCTGCTCATCGACGAGCGGCCCGAAGAGGTCACCGACTTCAAGCGCAACCTCAAGGGCGAGGCCGAGGTCATCGCCTCCTGCTTCGACGAGCCCCCTTCCCGGCACATCCAGGTGACCGAAATGGTGCTCGAGAAGGCCAAGCGCCTGGTCGAACACAAGAAGGACGTGGTCATCCTGGTGGATTCGATCACCCGCATGACGCGCGCCTACAACACCGAAGCCCCCCACTCGGGCCGCATCCTCTCGGGCGGCATCGACTCGACGGCGTTCCAGGGCCCCAAGCGCTTCTTCGGCGCGGCCCGCAAGATCGAGGAGGGAGGCTCTCTCACGATCATCGGAAGCTGCCTCGTCGATACCGGCTCCCGCATGGACGAGGTCATCTTCGAGGAATTCAAGGGCACCGGCAACAGCGAGCTCCACCTCGTGCGCGAGCTGGCCGACCGCCGGATCTTCCCCTCCTTCGACCTGACCCGGTCGGGCACCCGCCGCGAGGAACTGCTCCTTCACAAGGACGAGATGGCCCGCATCTGGATGCTCCGCAAGGTCCTGGCCGACATGAAGCTCATCGAGGCCATGGAAACCCTCATCGACCGGCTCAAGAAGACCAAGTCGAACGCGGAATTCCTGATGAGCCTGGGCCGCTCCGACTGGTCCTAG
- a CDS encoding SUMF1/EgtB/PvdO family nonheme iron enzyme yields MAERASDEALAQHLLKAGFVTEAELREAMRLRAERASEGHPRTLGEILVEKGLLSPSQLEKAEKKLHAQRESSSRLGPYRLLRKLGEGGMGEVYLAEDSRTGGRVAVKVLPKAAAQDEEMVRRFRREVDSARTLDHPNIVRAHESGVDRGYHYYVMEFVEGETVGTRLKREGALPPLEATRLILQVARGLHYAHGRGFVHRDVKPDNIIVSKDGTAKILDMGLSKNIAEAQTFLTVTGMALGTPHYMAPEQARGDKNIDGRADIYSLGATYYHLVTGQTPFRGSSAVELLGQHLNQQVPDPRDVRDGIPEGVVHVLRKMMAKSPEDRYRDGGELIADLERVLEGAEPVSRAVEATRSAVGMPLPGELRRRFRARLRHESAARPAASVRKGSRFRVPIAFGAAAVAAAILAIGAFGRRSAPDPVSRAPSRPETPALQAPASPEQAPAAEVSRPPLPAEARSEEAPRKPDGVAVLPDRPRVPKNEGESPRPPESSPPPPPAPPAVEPAPKAGVPAPPPAPVPAAPDPVERPAAAPAASPPEAPPAGVASAGPARRKRPIPESGRLREVTEALRRSFAVDAARTGADKGALARKLLEKARASETSEAELYGLLSLARALAVQAHDVRTALEALDLLAGAFEVKELEEKSELLLKTPVRAGEAASWAAAALEVADQAIEEEDYETALRLAARAETLARGVGDKETLEEARRRAREAADLRRMAEGVRSYVRTLERKPEDASAGAAVGKFLCLARGEWVRGLALLLRSPDPAWRALAEGEREAPTDPARRVALAEAWAAQAEKETPSYKIRARGRAAEWLERAIPQLTGPARTAAERKLAALGSEVRPRAGRILDLGDGLRLELVTLRPGVFMMGSADLLPEPWSRDERPSHRVELTREFQLARYELTRGAFEAFVRATGYGTETEKVGRLGIRRAQEGWGWAEGLSWRNLNFLQTDDHPVVGISWNDAVAFCEWATRRSGRWVRLPTEAEWEYACRAGTATRWSFGDEEAEMDRHGWYIANAGWATHPVGRKRPNPWGLYDMHGNVWEWCQDWWGPYGGDARDPQGPLQGRERVLRGGCWDNEARHCRSTLRHAIPPSQAFTTVGFRIAVR; encoded by the coding sequence ATGGCGGAGCGCGCTTCCGACGAGGCTCTGGCGCAGCATCTGCTCAAAGCCGGTTTCGTCACCGAAGCCGAGCTTCGGGAAGCGATGCGCCTTCGGGCGGAGCGCGCTTCCGAAGGACACCCCCGGACCCTCGGGGAGATCCTCGTCGAGAAGGGGCTCCTCAGCCCTTCGCAGCTCGAGAAGGCGGAAAAAAAGCTTCATGCGCAACGCGAGTCGAGCTCCCGCCTGGGGCCCTACCGCTTGCTTCGCAAGCTGGGAGAAGGCGGCATGGGCGAGGTCTATCTGGCGGAAGATTCCCGGACCGGCGGCAGGGTGGCGGTCAAGGTCCTGCCCAAGGCCGCCGCCCAGGATGAGGAGATGGTGCGGCGCTTTCGCCGGGAGGTCGATTCGGCCCGCACGCTCGATCATCCGAACATCGTCCGCGCGCACGAGAGCGGCGTGGACCGGGGCTACCACTACTATGTCATGGAGTTCGTCGAAGGGGAAACCGTCGGAACGCGTCTCAAGCGGGAGGGCGCGCTTCCGCCCCTGGAGGCCACGCGCCTCATTCTCCAGGTCGCCCGGGGGCTGCACTACGCGCACGGTCGAGGTTTCGTGCATCGCGACGTCAAGCCGGACAACATCATCGTGTCGAAGGACGGCACCGCCAAGATCCTCGACATGGGGCTCTCGAAGAACATCGCCGAGGCGCAGACCTTTCTCACGGTGACCGGCATGGCGCTCGGGACGCCGCACTACATGGCTCCCGAGCAGGCGCGCGGCGATAAGAACATCGACGGCCGCGCGGACATCTACAGTCTGGGGGCGACGTACTACCATCTCGTCACGGGCCAGACGCCGTTTCGGGGAAGCTCGGCCGTCGAGCTTCTCGGCCAGCACCTGAATCAGCAGGTTCCCGACCCTCGCGATGTCCGGGACGGCATTCCCGAAGGGGTCGTGCACGTCCTGCGCAAGATGATGGCCAAAAGCCCCGAGGACCGGTACCGCGACGGCGGGGAGCTGATCGCGGATTTGGAGCGTGTGCTGGAGGGAGCCGAGCCGGTCAGCCGCGCCGTCGAGGCGACGCGGAGCGCGGTCGGAATGCCTCTGCCGGGAGAACTCCGCCGGCGCTTCCGGGCCCGGCTCCGGCACGAGTCGGCGGCCCGGCCCGCCGCTTCCGTTCGGAAGGGCTCCCGGTTTCGGGTCCCCATCGCTTTCGGCGCGGCGGCGGTCGCGGCGGCGATCCTGGCGATCGGGGCGTTCGGCCGCCGAAGTGCGCCGGATCCCGTATCGCGCGCTCCCTCCCGTCCGGAAACGCCGGCTCTGCAGGCGCCGGCTTCTCCGGAGCAGGCTCCTGCAGCGGAGGTTTCGCGGCCCCCTTTGCCGGCCGAGGCGCGTTCCGAGGAGGCTCCGCGGAAGCCTGACGGGGTCGCCGTCCTCCCGGACCGGCCAAGGGTCCCGAAGAACGAGGGCGAGTCTCCGCGGCCGCCCGAATCGTCGCCGCCTCCTCCGCCCGCCCCTCCGGCGGTCGAACCCGCGCCGAAGGCGGGCGTTCCCGCCCCGCCCCCGGCTCCGGTCCCGGCGGCCCCGGATCCCGTGGAGCGTCCTGCGGCGGCTCCGGCCGCGTCCCCTCCGGAGGCCCCTCCGGCGGGCGTTGCCTCGGCCGGACCGGCACGGCGGAAACGTCCGATCCCGGAATCGGGCCGGCTGCGCGAGGTGACCGAAGCGCTCCGCCGGAGCTTCGCGGTCGATGCGGCTCGGACGGGGGCCGACAAGGGGGCGCTGGCCCGCAAGCTCCTGGAGAAGGCCCGCGCTTCCGAGACGTCGGAGGCGGAGCTTTACGGACTGCTCAGCCTTGCCCGGGCGCTGGCCGTTCAGGCCCATGACGTCCGGACCGCGCTCGAGGCGCTGGATCTTCTGGCGGGGGCCTTCGAGGTGAAGGAATTGGAGGAAAAGTCGGAGCTCCTTCTGAAGACGCCGGTTCGAGCCGGGGAGGCGGCCTCCTGGGCGGCGGCGGCCCTCGAAGTGGCCGATCAGGCGATCGAGGAGGAGGATTACGAAACCGCCCTGCGGCTGGCGGCTCGGGCCGAAACGCTCGCGCGGGGCGTGGGGGACAAGGAGACGCTGGAGGAGGCGCGGCGGCGGGCCCGCGAGGCCGCCGACCTGCGCCGGATGGCGGAAGGCGTGCGCTCGTACGTTCGCACGCTGGAGAGGAAACCGGAGGATGCTTCGGCCGGCGCGGCCGTGGGCAAGTTTCTGTGTCTGGCGCGGGGGGAATGGGTCCGCGGGCTTGCGTTGCTTCTGAGAAGCCCGGATCCCGCCTGGAGAGCTCTGGCGGAGGGCGAACGGGAGGCGCCCACGGATCCCGCCCGCCGCGTGGCTCTGGCGGAAGCGTGGGCGGCGCAGGCCGAAAAGGAGACGCCGAGTTATAAGATTCGCGCCCGGGGGCGTGCCGCCGAATGGCTGGAGCGCGCGATTCCGCAATTGACGGGGCCCGCGCGCACGGCGGCGGAGCGGAAGCTGGCCGCTCTGGGTTCCGAAGTCCGCCCGCGGGCGGGCCGGATCCTGGATCTCGGCGACGGACTGCGGCTGGAGCTGGTGACGCTGCGCCCCGGCGTTTTCATGATGGGAAGCGCGGACCTCCTTCCGGAGCCTTGGTCCCGGGACGAACGACCGTCTCATCGGGTTGAACTCACCCGCGAATTTCAACTGGCTCGATACGAGCTGACCCGCGGCGCTTTTGAGGCGTTCGTGCGGGCGACCGGCTATGGGACGGAGACCGAGAAAGTCGGCAGGCTCGGGATCCGCAGGGCGCAGGAAGGATGGGGATGGGCGGAGGGGTTGAGTTGGCGGAACCTGAATTTTCTTCAGACGGACGATCATCCGGTCGTGGGGATCAGCTGGAACGACGCCGTTGCTTTCTGCGAGTGGGCGACGCGCCGGTCGGGCCGCTGGGTCCGTCTGCCGACGGAAGCGGAGTGGGAATATGCCTGCCGGGCGGGCACCGCGACGCGGTGGAGCTTCGGGGACGAGGAGGCGGAGATGGACCGGCACGGCTGGTACATCGCCAATGCCGGATGGGCGACGCATCCCGTGGGCCGAAAGCGTCCGAATCCCTGGGGTCTCTACGACATGCACGGCAACGTGTGGGAGTGGTGCCAGGACTGGTGGGGGCCCTATGGAGGCGACGCCCGCGATCCTCAAGGGCCTTTGCAGGGACGGGAGCGCGTCCTGCGGGGAGGATGCTGGGATAACGAGGCGCGGCACTGCCGGTCCACGCTTCGTCACGCCATTCCTCCTTCGCAGGCCTTCACCACGGTCGGATTCCGGATCGCCGTTCGGTAG
- a CDS encoding alkaline phosphatase D family protein — protein MRAWWLAAVLAAGDPYVELGPMVGHTGSDEALLWVKASGPSRLAVRYGRRPDLADGRLTGGIPLGPDTDFAGHVRVTELEPATRYFYAVFLDGRAATAPPYPSFVTAPRPGMRGRFRFAFGSCVGAKGADAAACWGDMAARTSFDLLLMLGDNHYADSTDPALQRASYWDHRRPAGFREIAARTPTYGIWDDHDYGPNNSDGTAPGKEDSLRTFREFWANPAYGQEDDPGVYFSFSWGDADFFMLDSRTHRTPNRAPDDGTKTMLGARQKEWLKRGLAASRASLKFVACGSEWQTHTQPDGWSSFLRERDEIFGFIRDRGIRGVIFLSGDRHFTAAYQIQGRFLEFTSGPLGSSNARPKEAPEMILCHAEGKLYAVAEADTTGERPAVTLEVYRAGEGLRERRPFTAEEIDGEVRIPPMAWPPERRR, from the coding sequence ATGCGGGCATGGTGGCTGGCGGCGGTTCTGGCCGCCGGGGATCCGTACGTGGAGCTCGGGCCGATGGTGGGACACACGGGATCCGACGAGGCGCTCCTCTGGGTGAAGGCTTCGGGGCCGTCCCGGCTCGCGGTGCGATACGGAAGGCGGCCGGATCTGGCCGACGGCCGCCTGACCGGCGGGATTCCGCTCGGCCCCGACACGGATTTCGCCGGGCACGTGCGCGTCACGGAGCTGGAGCCCGCGACGCGGTACTTCTACGCGGTGTTCCTGGACGGTCGCGCCGCGACGGCTCCTCCGTACCCGTCCTTCGTGACGGCGCCGCGGCCCGGGATGCGGGGGCGTTTCCGGTTCGCCTTCGGCTCCTGCGTGGGCGCGAAGGGAGCGGACGCCGCGGCCTGCTGGGGGGACATGGCGGCCAGGACCTCCTTCGATCTGCTGCTTATGCTCGGCGACAATCACTACGCGGACTCCACGGATCCGGCCCTTCAGCGCGCCTCCTACTGGGATCACCGGCGGCCGGCCGGTTTCCGGGAGATCGCCGCGCGCACGCCGACCTACGGTATTTGGGACGACCACGATTACGGCCCCAACAACAGCGACGGCACGGCGCCCGGGAAGGAGGATTCCCTGCGCACGTTCCGGGAGTTCTGGGCGAATCCCGCCTACGGCCAGGAGGACGATCCGGGGGTCTATTTCTCGTTTTCGTGGGGGGACGCGGATTTCTTCATGCTGGACAGCCGCACTCACCGGACGCCGAATCGGGCGCCCGACGACGGAACCAAGACGATGCTCGGCGCCCGCCAGAAGGAATGGCTCAAGCGCGGGCTGGCGGCCTCGCGCGCGTCGCTCAAGTTCGTGGCCTGCGGCAGCGAATGGCAGACGCATACGCAGCCGGACGGCTGGTCGAGCTTTCTCCGGGAGCGCGACGAGATCTTCGGATTCATCCGCGATCGCGGGATCCGCGGCGTGATTTTTCTGTCCGGCGACCGTCATTTCACGGCGGCGTACCAGATTCAGGGCCGGTTCCTCGAGTTCACCTCCGGACCCCTCGGGAGCTCCAATGCCCGGCCGAAGGAGGCGCCCGAAATGATCCTGTGTCACGCGGAGGGAAAGCTCTACGCCGTGGCCGAGGCCGACACGACGGGGGAACGGCCGGCGGTGACGCTGGAAGTGTACCGGGCGGGGGAGGGGTTGCGGGAGCGGCGCCCTTTCACGGCGGAGGAGATCGACGGCGAGGTTCGGATTCCTCCGATGGCGTGGCCTCCCGAGCGCCGGCGATAG